A genomic stretch from Kiloniellales bacterium includes:
- a CDS encoding ABC transporter ATP-binding protein — translation MSRIPGVFGGGRARGVAIVAASAVGQGIAAGLVAYETREIFFALHGGPGPIPISSLLLLFLGGVAIAGLRVLGRVAAESVGQDFAIALRHVLFAHLASLPAGVVANRRSGALALRFVGDLATARHWAGLGVARIISALIVVPAATAVLWLLNPSLAAAASLPVLLCVLAMLALAPGLEPLHRELRKRRANLAIDTMERVSAAPELTILGRAQKELMSLNRRGAELRQASVRRIFGMTTLKSLPDLGLAAGAAALLGAAFTSAAAPAEAAAALAVIGILVQPLRDLAGVWDRRCAWRIARGKIEDVLASPSLTLPSGKAGERSDAPAQIAYQSVGAGVLRDFTAAAAPGEKIAVFGPNGAGKSICLALAAGLEEPAEGSVAIDGVDLRHLPLAERQRRLVYVGPRSPILRGSLRRALTLGISPRPDDSRIEVVARDFGLGPVLERLGGLDGRVSADGRNLSEGEARRVQLIRAALAKPALLLIDDVEGALDSAGRDTLTKLFRDTAATVLLATRDPAIARAADQVWVLSNGSSIAQGPPEATFAGMGAQTHNGGIRAVA, via the coding sequence GTGAGCCGCATCCCAGGGGTCTTCGGTGGAGGCCGGGCGCGCGGCGTCGCCATAGTCGCCGCCAGCGCTGTTGGTCAGGGCATCGCGGCCGGCCTCGTAGCCTACGAGACCCGAGAAATCTTCTTCGCCCTGCATGGCGGCCCGGGCCCAATCCCGATCAGCTCGCTGCTGCTGCTCTTTCTCGGCGGTGTGGCGATCGCCGGCCTACGCGTGCTTGGGCGGGTCGCGGCCGAGAGCGTCGGTCAGGATTTCGCAATTGCGCTGCGCCATGTCCTCTTCGCGCATCTTGCCAGCCTACCGGCCGGCGTCGTCGCCAACCGCCGCAGCGGCGCCCTCGCCCTGCGCTTTGTCGGCGATCTGGCGACGGCGCGGCATTGGGCCGGGCTTGGTGTCGCCCGTATCATTTCGGCTCTCATCGTTGTCCCCGCGGCGACTGCCGTCCTGTGGCTGCTGAACCCATCCCTGGCAGCTGCGGCTTCCCTCCCCGTCCTGCTGTGCGTCCTCGCCATGCTGGCGCTCGCGCCCGGACTCGAGCCGCTGCATCGTGAGTTGCGCAAGCGGCGCGCCAATCTGGCGATCGACACCATGGAGCGCGTGTCGGCCGCTCCCGAGCTGACCATACTCGGACGCGCTCAAAAGGAACTCATGTCGCTGAACCGGCGCGGCGCGGAACTGCGTCAGGCATCCGTGCGCCGCATCTTCGGCATGACCACGCTCAAGAGCCTACCCGACCTCGGTCTTGCGGCAGGCGCGGCGGCCCTGCTAGGGGCCGCGTTCACGAGCGCGGCGGCACCGGCGGAGGCCGCGGCGGCCCTCGCGGTCATCGGCATCCTGGTTCAGCCCTTGCGCGACCTTGCCGGAGTCTGGGACCGCCGCTGCGCCTGGAGGATCGCGCGCGGCAAAATCGAGGACGTGCTGGCGTCGCCTAGTCTGACCCTGCCCAGCGGCAAAGCCGGTGAACGAAGCGACGCGCCGGCCCAGATCGCGTACCAATCGGTCGGCGCAGGTGTGTTGCGCGACTTCACGGCGGCAGCCGCGCCGGGTGAGAAGATTGCGGTGTTCGGGCCGAACGGCGCGGGAAAGTCGATCTGTCTCGCCTTGGCCGCCGGCCTGGAAGAACCGGCGGAGGGCAGCGTTGCGATCGACGGCGTCGACCTGAGACACCTGCCCTTGGCCGAGCGTCAGCGACGGCTCGTCTATGTCGGCCCCCGCTCCCCGATCCTACGCGGCAGCCTGCGGCGAGCCTTGACTCTGGGAATCTCCCCGCGTCCCGACGACTCGAGGATCGAAGTGGTCGCGCGGGATTTTGGGTTGGGTCCCGTGCTCGAACGTCTTGGCGGCCTGGACGGCCGCGTTTCGGCCGATGGCCGCAATCTCTCCGAGGGCGAGGCAAGGCGCGTTCAGCTGATCCGCGCCGCGCTGGCCAAGCCGGCGCTGCTACTAATCGACGATGTCGAAGGCGCCCTCGACAGTGCCGGGCGGGATACCCTGACGAAGCTGTTTCGCGATACGGCGGCGACAGTCCTGCTTGCCACGCGCGACCCCGCGATCGCCCGGGCCGCGGATCAAGTCTGGGTTCTTTCCAACGGATCCTCAATCGCGCAGGGGCCGCCGGAAGCCACGTTTGCCGGCATGGGCGCACAAACCCATAATGGCGGCATCCGCGCCGTCGCTTGA
- a CDS encoding helix-turn-helix domain-containing protein, which translates to MSLRVSPPDGPLPVTLVVAPLFSFTSLAICMDGLRIANRESVVPAYDWIVAGETGAPVPSSSGPAITPRARLAELPVSPVTIVLTAYEPEAACTPGLLAWLRRQDRLGGIVGCVDTAALVLARAGLLKGERIAVHHEVAAPFREEIGASILPDRRFAFEGRRLSSAGGIATLDMLLALIERTRDRALAERVAQGLSFPFPPDPVADGRDRLPSGLAGIDRRLARLVAVMQSRLEAPLPVAEVCRRASVEASTARRLFRVHLGQSPSAYYLGLRLERARTLLRYSHLGIAEIAAAVGFADAPSFSHAFKRVTGLPPSRARLDVAGT; encoded by the coding sequence ATGAGCCTCCGGGTATCGCCGCCTGACGGGCCGCTGCCGGTCACCCTGGTGGTGGCGCCCCTCTTCTCCTTCACGTCCCTGGCGATCTGCATGGACGGGCTGCGCATCGCCAACCGCGAGAGCGTGGTTCCGGCCTACGACTGGATCGTCGCCGGCGAGACCGGGGCGCCGGTCCCCTCGTCCAGCGGCCCGGCGATCACGCCCCGGGCCCGGTTGGCCGAGTTGCCGGTTTCGCCGGTCACCATCGTCCTGACGGCCTACGAGCCGGAAGCGGCCTGCACCCCGGGCCTGCTCGCCTGGCTGCGCCGGCAGGACCGTCTCGGCGGCATCGTGGGCTGCGTCGATACCGCCGCATTGGTCCTGGCCCGCGCCGGCTTGCTGAAGGGCGAACGCATCGCGGTGCATCACGAGGTCGCGGCGCCGTTCCGCGAGGAGATCGGCGCCTCGATCCTGCCCGACCGGCGTTTCGCCTTCGAGGGACGCCGCCTCTCGAGCGCCGGCGGGATCGCCACCCTGGACATGCTGCTCGCACTCATCGAGCGGACCCGGGACCGGGCGCTGGCCGAGAGGGTCGCCCAAGGGCTGAGCTTCCCGTTCCCGCCGGACCCGGTGGCGGACGGGCGCGACCGGCTGCCGAGCGGACTGGCCGGCATCGACCGGCGCCTCGCCCGGCTCGTCGCCGTCATGCAGAGCCGCCTCGAGGCGCCGCTCCCCGTCGCCGAGGTCTGCCGGCGCGCCTCGGTCGAGGCCTCGACGGCGCGCCGCCTGTTCCGGGTCCACCTGGGCCAGTCGCCGTCGGCCTACTACCTCGGCCTGCGTCTCGAGCGGGCGCGGACCCTGCTGCGCTACAGCCATCTGGGCATCGCGGAGATCGCCGCCGCGGTCGGCTTCGCCGATGCGCCCTCCTTCTCGCACGCCTTCAAGCGGGTCACCGGCCTGCCGCCCTCGCGCGCCCGCCTCGACGTCGCCGGGACCTGA
- a CDS encoding phytanoyl-CoA dioxygenase family protein, whose amino-acid sequence MTRGNVPEIAERYRRDGFVAPVDILDVEEAQRHRSAMERAEAAFGPLHYRPKVHTILRSPMALASDPRVLDLVEAMIGPDILLYNATYIIKEPGSHAHVSWHQDLTYWGFDGDDQVTFWLALSPATAESGCMRMVPGSHRQGRRDHEVTQDETNVLLQGQTVPGVSEAAAVTCALQPGQASFHHGWTLHASTSNASRDRRIGLNVQYLAPSMRQTKHDGHTAMLLRGKDRYGHFGRDLPAEADLDPAALVRRDALERLYNETAGTG is encoded by the coding sequence ATGACGAGAGGGAACGTGCCTGAGATCGCGGAACGCTACCGCCGTGACGGCTTCGTCGCGCCGGTCGACATCCTGGATGTCGAGGAAGCGCAGCGCCACCGGTCGGCCATGGAACGGGCCGAGGCCGCATTCGGCCCGCTGCATTACCGCCCCAAGGTCCACACGATCCTGCGCTCGCCCATGGCCTTGGCGTCCGATCCGCGCGTCCTGGACCTGGTCGAGGCGATGATCGGACCGGACATCCTGCTCTACAACGCGACCTACATCATCAAGGAGCCGGGCAGCCACGCCCACGTGAGCTGGCATCAGGACCTGACCTACTGGGGATTTGACGGCGACGACCAGGTCACCTTCTGGTTGGCCCTCTCGCCGGCCACGGCGGAGAGCGGCTGCATGCGCATGGTGCCGGGCAGCCACCGCCAGGGACGGCGGGATCACGAGGTCACGCAGGACGAGACCAACGTTCTCCTCCAGGGCCAGACGGTCCCGGGCGTGTCCGAGGCGGCGGCGGTGACCTGCGCCCTGCAACCCGGACAGGCCTCGTTTCACCACGGCTGGACCCTTCACGCCTCGACGTCCAACGCGAGCCGGGACCGGCGGATCGGACTGAACGTGCAGTACCTGGCTCCGAGCATGCGCCAGACCAAGCACGACGGTCATACGGCCATGCTGCTGCGCGGAAAGGACCGCTACGGCCACTTCGGCCGCGACCTGCCTGCCGAGGCGGATCTCGACCCGGCGGCGCTGGTGCGCCGAGACGCTCTCGAGCGGCTCTACAACGAGACTGCCGGCACCGGCTAG
- a CDS encoding MFS transporter, producing the protein MKHSFRRIVWPLALAQTLIWAATYYAFPALLPAWESDLGWSKTELSAAFTMALLVSGALAPLAGRIIDRGYGTQAFAGGALLAAALLAALSQITALWQFYGIWIGLGVAMSATLYEACFAVLTRAMGAQAKRAITLVTLVAGFAGTVSFPSADALVATVGWRGAVAVFAAVVALVVVPLVWTGCRRAEQHAANEAPAASPKLTEALGAAKTLTFWFLALAFALSALDHSMIITHILPILDDRGVHPEAAVLAASMIGPMQVAGRLAMMAAERRVSTLAIACSCYLALALAAAALWGAGLVPGLVAVFVILHGAGNGVTSIVRPVVTALLLGRRNFGIVAGFLAVPYMAGYALGPTLAALGWEAGGYDLVLALAVVISLAGLAALLAAWRVARGADPDPAA; encoded by the coding sequence GTGAAGCACTCCTTCCGACGCATCGTCTGGCCGCTCGCGCTGGCGCAGACGCTGATCTGGGCGGCGACCTACTACGCCTTCCCGGCCCTGCTGCCGGCCTGGGAGAGCGACCTCGGCTGGTCGAAGACCGAGCTCTCGGCCGCCTTCACCATGGCGCTGCTGGTGTCGGGCGCGCTCGCGCCCCTGGCCGGGAGGATCATCGACCGCGGCTACGGCACCCAGGCCTTCGCCGGCGGCGCCCTGCTCGCCGCGGCGCTGCTGGCGGCCTTGTCGCAGATCACCGCGCTCTGGCAGTTCTACGGCATCTGGATCGGCCTCGGCGTCGCCATGTCGGCGACGCTCTACGAGGCCTGTTTCGCGGTGCTGACCCGCGCCATGGGGGCCCAGGCCAAGCGGGCGATTACCCTGGTCACCCTGGTCGCCGGCTTCGCCGGCACGGTCTCCTTCCCGAGCGCCGACGCGCTGGTGGCAACGGTTGGCTGGCGCGGCGCCGTCGCGGTCTTCGCCGCGGTCGTCGCGCTGGTCGTGGTGCCCCTGGTCTGGACCGGCTGCCGCCGGGCGGAGCAGCATGCGGCCAACGAGGCGCCCGCCGCCAGCCCGAAGCTGACCGAAGCCCTGGGCGCGGCCAAGACCCTGACCTTCTGGTTCCTGGCCCTGGCCTTCGCGCTGAGTGCGCTCGACCACAGCATGATCATCACCCACATCCTGCCGATCCTGGACGATCGCGGCGTCCACCCCGAGGCCGCGGTGCTGGCCGCCTCGATGATCGGCCCCATGCAGGTCGCCGGCCGGCTGGCCATGATGGCGGCCGAGCGCCGGGTCTCGACGCTGGCGATCGCCTGTTCCTGCTATCTGGCCTTGGCGCTGGCCGCCGCCGCGCTCTGGGGCGCCGGCCTCGTGCCGGGGCTCGTGGCGGTCTTCGTCATCCTCCACGGCGCCGGCAACGGGGTCACCAGCATCGTCCGACCGGTGGTCACCGCGCTGCTGCTCGGCAGGCGCAACTTCGGCATCGTCGCCGGCTTCCTGGCCGTGCCCTACATGGCCGGCTACGCGCTCGGACCCACGCTGGCCGCCCTGGGCTGGGAGGCCGGGGGCTACGACCTCGTGCTTGCCCTCGCCGTCGTGATCTCGCTCGCCGGTCTCGCGGCCCTGCTCGCCGCCTGGCGCGTTGCCCGGGGCGCCGACCCGGATCCGGCGGCGTAA
- a CDS encoding class II aldolase/adducin family protein, whose product MTLQSLPRTPPHTSRAACTPAEWETRCDQAALYRLLDHYGMSDLANQVIGARIKDDPDHYLLHQYGLFYEEITASSLIKTDGEGRALDPAMPQPVDGAQNLAKWIFGTRPEVNFFIHGHCEDVMAVSATKKGLQAVSQAAVYLMHLVTYIDYEFFEDEEYGEKFKRTLGDKGIMITRNHGYYVLGRSAPEAFFRTYFLRQACSVQVKTLAMKDEPHIIDPQQVARMQDQMYESEHYNYDGTTEWAALLRKLDREQPDYKT is encoded by the coding sequence ATGACCCTTCAGAGCCTGCCTCGGACCCCGCCCCATACGTCGCGGGCGGCCTGCACGCCGGCGGAATGGGAGACCCGCTGCGACCAGGCCGCGCTCTATCGTCTGCTCGACCACTACGGCATGTCCGATCTGGCGAACCAGGTGATCGGCGCCCGGATCAAGGACGATCCGGACCACTATCTGCTCCACCAGTACGGCCTGTTCTACGAGGAGATCACGGCCTCTTCCCTGATCAAGACCGACGGCGAGGGCCGCGCGCTCGATCCGGCCATGCCGCAGCCGGTCGACGGCGCCCAGAACCTGGCCAAGTGGATCTTCGGCACCCGGCCCGAGGTCAACTTTTTCATCCACGGCCACTGCGAGGACGTCATGGCGGTCAGCGCTACCAAGAAGGGCCTGCAGGCGGTGTCCCAGGCGGCGGTCTACCTGATGCACCTGGTCACCTACATCGACTACGAGTTCTTCGAGGACGAGGAGTACGGTGAGAAGTTCAAGCGCACGCTGGGCGACAAGGGCATCATGATCACCCGGAACCACGGCTACTACGTGCTGGGCCGGAGCGCGCCCGAGGCCTTCTTCCGCACCTACTTCCTGCGTCAGGCCTGCTCGGTCCAGGTCAAGACGCTCGCCATGAAGGACGAGCCCCACATCATCGACCCGCAGCAGGTTGCGCGCATGCAGGACCAGATGTACGAGTCGGAACACTACAACTACGATGGCACGACGGAGTGGGCCGCCCTGCTGCGCAAGCTCGACCGGGAGCAGCCCGACTACAAGACCTAG
- a CDS encoding response regulator transcription factor, with amino-acid sequence MHVLLVEDEARVAEFIQSGLKSEGWTVTVAPDGETGLGMIEQESFDVIVLDVMLPGISGQDVCRRMRARGNLTPVLMLSALDRVDDLVAGLRLGADDYLAKPFDFDEFLARIEALARRGMGFEPGLSPDQVLSVGPIRFDTQSLEAYSGDARVVLTSKEREILKLFLGRPGKVFSRERILNAAWGVNADPLNNVVDVYVARLRKKLGRHGALIETVRGAGYRLSKGV; translated from the coding sequence ATGCACGTTCTCCTGGTAGAAGACGAGGCGCGCGTCGCCGAATTCATTCAGAGCGGATTGAAGTCCGAAGGCTGGACCGTAACCGTCGCGCCCGATGGCGAGACCGGCCTCGGCATGATCGAGCAGGAGAGTTTCGACGTGATCGTGCTCGACGTGATGCTGCCGGGGATCAGCGGCCAGGACGTCTGCCGCAGAATGCGCGCGCGCGGGAACCTGACTCCGGTACTCATGCTGAGCGCCCTTGACCGGGTCGATGACCTCGTTGCAGGCCTACGGCTGGGCGCGGACGACTACCTGGCCAAGCCCTTCGACTTCGACGAGTTCCTGGCACGCATCGAGGCCCTGGCCCGACGCGGCATGGGCTTCGAACCCGGCCTGAGCCCAGATCAAGTGCTGTCGGTCGGCCCGATCCGTTTCGACACCCAGTCCCTCGAGGCCTATAGCGGCGATGCCCGGGTCGTCCTGACCAGCAAGGAGCGGGAGATCCTGAAACTCTTTCTCGGCCGCCCGGGGAAAGTCTTCTCGCGCGAGAGAATCCTGAACGCGGCCTGGGGTGTTAACGCTGATCCCTTGAACAACGTGGTCGATGTCTATGTGGCCCGGCTGCGCAAGAAACTGGGGCGCCACGGCGCGCTGATCGAGACCGTTCGCGGCGCCGGCTACCGGCTTTCCAAAGGCGTATGA
- a CDS encoding HAMP domain-containing sensor histidine kinase gives MRIISKLYLSFGLLLAIAVVGTSLAILCAREAAFRMERLNLAHQEYEAYLSLSNHTYQLFKQFGDAMLIGDRDRGRGETELLGKIRADIALIRRSTADSIRVIGEEEIAELENLERIESLIEELLVEHQDVMGSRDREQFSSYWERLSYTLDERIDTDFNQLIQEAIAEEAREVATERAATAEMIRQFRLLAVLVTLMAIAAATASIWILRRDLQEPISRLLGGASALARGDLEHRIKILGRNELHEVGHAFNKMAEEVASRERALSNANAHLESAVSERTRDLERLLGALKESDSNRKRLLADVSHELRTPLTIIRGEADIALRGDKQSAEPYRLALSNIRDAAMHTAGLVDDLLFVARREAGENRLRLELIDLADLLAKIVDQHRTISEQHHAQIDFTANVEKVEVRADAGRVRQVVLILLENAMRYGGSSIELRLDPAPGGYAIAVQDNGPGLTENEQSRVFERFFRGSNAAAHYQEGVGLGLPMAKAIVEAHGGAIALDSRPGDGLTVTFTLPKRGNLEVVA, from the coding sequence ATGCGCATTATCTCGAAGCTCTATCTATCGTTCGGCCTGCTGCTTGCCATTGCGGTCGTCGGCACCTCGCTAGCCATTCTCTGCGCCCGCGAGGCCGCCTTCCGCATGGAACGCCTCAACCTCGCGCACCAGGAGTACGAGGCCTACCTGTCGCTTTCCAACCACACCTATCAGCTGTTCAAGCAATTCGGCGACGCCATGCTGATTGGCGACCGGGACCGCGGCCGGGGAGAGACAGAGTTGCTCGGCAAGATTCGCGCCGACATTGCGCTCATACGCCGCTCGACCGCCGATTCGATCCGCGTGATTGGCGAAGAGGAGATCGCCGAGCTGGAGAACCTGGAGCGGATCGAGAGCCTGATCGAAGAACTGCTGGTCGAGCACCAGGACGTCATGGGCTCACGAGACAGGGAGCAGTTTTCCAGCTATTGGGAAAGGCTCTCTTACACCCTGGATGAACGCATTGACACCGATTTCAATCAGCTGATCCAGGAAGCAATCGCCGAGGAGGCGCGGGAAGTCGCAACCGAACGCGCAGCCACCGCCGAAATGATCCGCCAATTCCGGCTGCTCGCCGTCCTCGTCACCTTGATGGCGATCGCTGCGGCGACCGCCAGCATTTGGATCCTCCGGCGTGACCTACAGGAGCCGATCTCTAGACTGCTCGGCGGTGCCTCGGCCCTGGCGCGGGGCGACCTCGAGCATCGGATAAAGATCCTCGGCCGCAATGAGCTCCACGAGGTGGGGCATGCCTTCAACAAGATGGCGGAGGAGGTGGCCTCGCGCGAGCGGGCGCTCTCCAACGCTAACGCTCACCTGGAGAGCGCGGTCTCCGAACGAACCAGGGACCTGGAGCGTCTGCTCGGGGCCTTGAAGGAAAGCGACAGCAACCGCAAGCGGCTGCTGGCCGACGTCAGCCACGAACTGCGGACGCCGCTGACCATCATTCGTGGTGAGGCCGATATCGCCCTGCGCGGCGACAAACAGTCCGCCGAACCCTACCGCCTCGCGCTCTCCAACATCCGCGACGCGGCGATGCATACGGCGGGGCTGGTGGACGATCTGCTCTTCGTCGCGCGGCGCGAGGCGGGCGAGAACCGCCTGCGGCTCGAGCTGATCGATCTTGCCGATCTGCTCGCCAAGATCGTCGACCAGCACAGGACGATTTCCGAGCAGCACCATGCTCAGATTGATTTCACCGCAAACGTCGAGAAGGTGGAGGTCCGTGCCGACGCCGGGCGCGTTCGCCAGGTCGTGCTGATCCTGCTGGAGAACGCCATGCGCTACGGTGGCAGCTCGATCGAACTCCGCTTGGATCCCGCGCCCGGCGGTTATGCGATTGCCGTTCAAGACAATGGTCCCGGCTTGACTGAGAACGAGCAGAGCCGCGTGTTCGAACGTTTCTTCCGCGGATCGAACGCGGCAGCGCACTATCAGGAGGGTGTCGGCCTGGGCCTGCCGATGGCCAAGGCGATCGTCGAGGCCCACGGCGGTGCTATCGCCCTCGACAGCCGGCCCGGCGACGGCCTGACGGTCACCTTCACCCTGCCAAAGCGAGGCAATCTCGAGGTGGTTGCGTAG